The Acidobacteriota bacterium DNA segment TCCTCCGCACGGAGAGAGCCAGGGGCGCGGCAACAGCGGCGTGTTCCTGCAGGGGCAGTACGAGATCCAGGTGCTCGACAGCTACAACAACATTACTTATGCCGATGGCCAGACCGGCGCGGTTTACGGCCAACACCCGCCGCTCGCGAATGCCTGCCGGCCGCCCGGAGAATGGCAAACCTACGACATCGCCTTTACCCCTGCCATCTGGGAAGGTGGTGAAGTCCATTTGCCGGCTTACGTCACCGTCTTCCAGAACGGCGTGTTGGTGCAGGACCACACGGAAATCTGGGGTTCCACCGGCCATCGCATCTTCCCGCATTACAAGCCCGATGTGGGGAGCACCGGCCCGCTGGTTCTCCAGGACCATCACAATCCTGTGCGCTACCGCAACATCTGGGTTCGTGAAATCAAGCCGGTACAATAGAAGAAAGCTTCCGGTTTGACGGGAGCCTGTCTGCGCGGGCGGCACTGGCCGTGATTGCCGGATCGCGCCCCGGCGCTTGGCCTCCCGCGGGCCCCGCAAACCTCCGTCGCCCTGGCTTCACAACAGGCTTGCAGATCAACGCCACAGAACGCTTGTTTTAAGCATTGTCGGCTCGTACCATTGATCCAGAGGGGGATTGCAACCGTACGGGGATTGCGAAACCTGCCACCCCTGAAGAGGCGGTCTTACAGGCACATCGAGGACCCGACAGAGAGGAGGCCATAATGAAAATCTTTGTAGCTGGTGGAACGGGTGTTCTGGGGCGTGCAAGTGTGAAGGCGCTGGTAGAAGGCGGGCACCCGGTCCGCTCGACGGCCAGGACTGAAGAGAAGGCCGAACTGGTCCGCAATCTTGGAGCTGAGCCTGTCCAGGTGGACCTTTACGACCCGAAGGAAGTACGACGAGCCATATCCGGCTCTGAAGCCGTTCTGCGCTTGACGACCAAAATCCCTCCGATCGCGAAGATGCGCAGCTTCGAGGCCTGGCAGGAAACGAACCTGCTGCGCACCGAAGGCGCACGCATCCTGGTTGATGCAGCCATCGCGGAAGGTGTGCAGGTCTACGTTCACGAATCAATCACGTTCGTCTATGCCGACGCCGGGACCCAGTGGATCACGGAAGACAGCCCCACCGACCCCGGCGAAAGCGAAATCCTGCGATCAGCGCTGGACGGGGAAAAGGAAGCGGCGCGCTTTTCAGAGGCTGGAGGCCGTGGGATCGTCCTCCGCTTCGGCAGCTTTTACGGCGTCGAATCCAATCAGACGGCTGACATGGTCAGCATGATGAGACGCCGCCTGATGGTCCAGCCAGGCCGTGGCTCCCATTACATCAGTTCCATTTATATTCCGGATGCAGGCACGGCTGTCCTGGCCTCTCTCAAAGTGCCCGCTGGGACCTACAACGTGGTGGACGAAAACCCCGTCAGTTTCAAGGATTATCTGCAGACACTCGCC contains these protein-coding regions:
- a CDS encoding DUF1080 domain-containing protein yields the protein MKKSSMFLLALFATLAVALLVGFQVRTSGQQHKEPIGYEDTPMLPGGKWHVHDGRRPHPPIVTPGTFSTQQTPGQPPSDAIILFDGKDLSSWQSAKGGPAEWKVQGEYFEVAPGKGDIETKQKFGPMQLHLEWSEPNPPHGESQGRGNSGVFLQGQYEIQVLDSYNNITYADGQTGAVYGQHPPLANACRPPGEWQTYDIAFTPAIWEGGEVHLPAYVTVFQNGVLVQDHTEIWGSTGHRIFPHYKPDVGSTGPLVLQDHHNPVRYRNIWVREIKPVQ
- a CDS encoding NAD-dependent epimerase/dehydratase family protein translates to MKIFVAGGTGVLGRASVKALVEGGHPVRSTARTEEKAELVRNLGAEPVQVDLYDPKEVRRAISGSEAVLRLTTKIPPIAKMRSFEAWQETNLLRTEGARILVDAAIAEGVQVYVHESITFVYADAGTQWITEDSPTDPGESEILRSALDGEKEAARFSEAGGRGIVLRFGSFYGVESNQTADMVSMMRRRLMVQPGRGSHYISSIYIPDAGTAVLASLKVPAGTYNVVDENPVSFKDYLQTLASAVHVPKPFRFPGALGKVTFGDVWSYISRSQRVSNARFKKASGWKPSVASVAEGWPLVAAALKPATRARAQQPGSRA